The Deltaproteobacteria bacterium genome has a segment encoding these proteins:
- a CDS encoding glutamate--cysteine ligase translates to MSRTDHLHLFEGYGIEMEFMIVNRTTLAVEPLCDFVLEQAAGELVNEVEFGDMAWSNELVKHVIELKTNGPRLELKGLHELFLQDIKRINQILAAKNACLMPTAMHPFMNPATDTHLWVSDAAEIYEAYDRIFSCKGHGWSNLQSVHINFPFYDDKEFGRLHAAIRVVLPILPALAASSPVFEGTPSGMMDSRLDFYMKNQRSVPLITGPVIPERAFSYADYENNILKPVYYAIKPHDPDGILQHEWLNSRGAIARFERHAIEIRLLDIQESPRMDMAVVAAVTSLVHALADERWTSLDRLMEWHETPLRQIFLNCVIDGSQAAVDNDDYLKLFNYPSKGPTKAQDLWRHITQDLLNADKYPINSYRSEIEMLVKHGCLARRLVKALGPKPSRDQIAAVYRSLCDLLPAGGFFNA, encoded by the coding sequence ATGAGTCGCACCGATCACCTGCATCTGTTCGAAGGTTACGGCATCGAAATGGAATTCATGATCGTCAACCGCACCACCTTGGCGGTGGAGCCACTGTGCGACTTTGTTTTGGAGCAGGCTGCGGGTGAGCTGGTCAACGAAGTAGAGTTTGGAGACATGGCGTGGTCAAATGAGTTGGTCAAGCATGTCATCGAGCTCAAAACCAATGGTCCTCGCCTTGAGCTTAAAGGGCTTCACGAGCTCTTCTTGCAAGACATTAAACGCATCAATCAAATCTTAGCCGCAAAGAACGCCTGCTTGATGCCGACGGCGATGCACCCTTTCATGAATCCTGCGACCGACACGCACCTTTGGGTAAGCGACGCTGCCGAGATTTATGAGGCCTACGACCGCATCTTCAGTTGCAAGGGGCACGGCTGGTCAAACCTGCAGAGTGTGCATATTAATTTCCCGTTTTATGATGACAAAGAGTTTGGCCGTCTGCACGCAGCGATTCGCGTAGTATTGCCGATCCTCCCCGCTCTTGCTGCCTCTTCACCCGTTTTTGAGGGCACACCCTCAGGCATGATGGATAGCCGTCTTGATTTTTATATGAAAAATCAGCGCAGCGTCCCGCTCATCACTGGCCCCGTGATTCCGGAGCGCGCCTTCAGCTACGCCGACTATGAAAACAACATTCTAAAGCCAGTATACTACGCCATTAAGCCCCACGACCCCGACGGGATCCTGCAGCACGAATGGCTAAACTCACGGGGGGCCATCGCTCGTTTTGAGCGGCACGCCATTGAAATTCGGTTGCTAGACATCCAAGAATCTCCCCGAATGGACATGGCTGTAGTCGCCGCTGTGACATCCTTGGTTCATGCTCTGGCAGATGAGCGCTGGACCAGCCTCGACCGGCTCATGGAGTGGCACGAGACACCGCTGCGCCAAATCTTTTTAAACTGTGTCATAGACGGGAGCCAAGCCGCAGTCGACAACGATGATTATCTCAAACTATTTAATTACCCGTCCAAAGGCCCGACCAAGGCTCAGGATCTTTGGCGTCATATCACTCAAGATCTTCTGAACGCGGATAAGTACCCAATTAACAGCTACCGTAGCGAGATTGAAATGCTGGTCAAGCATGGCTGTCTGGCCAGACGTCTAGTGAAGGCTCTAGGTCCAAAGCCGTCCAGGGACCAAATCGCGGCAGTTTACCGCAGTCTCTGTGACCTATTACCTGCTGGTGGCTTTTTTAATGCCTAG